A genomic segment from Streptomyces antibioticus encodes:
- a CDS encoding alpha/beta fold hydrolase codes for MSESSAEAVAGAASAAVAAASATGAAGNWRRATGIAGAAIGVIAAGAAAGVALERMTVGRGMRAKARLALDSAGPYGALRGTPGRATADDGTELYYEVDDVEPQGGPAPRRRRLFGRKAPLPVTVVFSHGYCLSQDSWHFQRAALRGVVRTVHWDQRSHGRSARGAAQLQDGAPVTIDQLGRDLKAVIDAAVPEGPIVLVGHSMGGMTVMALAAQFPELIRDRVVATAFVGTSSGRLGEVNFGLPVAGVNAVRRVLPGVLKALGQQAALVEKGRRATADLFAGIIKRYSFASRDVDPAVARFAERMIEGTPIDVVAEFYPAFTDHDKTEALACFTEMPVLVLAGIGDLVTPSEHSEAIADLLPDAELVLVPDAGHLVMLEHPEVVTDRLADLLTRAGAVPAGATVGGYGSTSSTAQPG; via the coding sequence GTGAGCGAGAGCAGTGCGGAGGCGGTGGCGGGCGCCGCCTCGGCGGCCGTCGCCGCCGCCTCCGCGACGGGGGCGGCCGGGAACTGGCGCCGGGCGACCGGTATCGCCGGTGCCGCGATAGGCGTGATCGCCGCGGGCGCCGCGGCCGGGGTCGCCCTGGAGCGGATGACCGTGGGGCGCGGGATGCGGGCCAAGGCCCGGCTCGCCCTCGACTCGGCGGGCCCGTACGGGGCGCTGCGCGGCACCCCCGGCAGGGCGACGGCCGACGACGGCACCGAGCTGTACTACGAGGTGGACGACGTCGAGCCGCAGGGCGGCCCGGCCCCCCGGCGCCGCCGGCTGTTCGGCCGCAAGGCTCCGCTGCCGGTCACCGTCGTCTTCAGCCACGGCTACTGCCTCTCCCAGGACTCCTGGCACTTCCAGCGGGCCGCGCTGCGGGGCGTGGTGCGCACCGTGCACTGGGACCAGCGCAGCCACGGCCGGTCCGCGCGCGGGGCGGCCCAGCTCCAGGACGGGGCGCCGGTCACCATCGACCAGTTGGGGCGCGATCTGAAGGCCGTGATCGACGCGGCCGTGCCGGAGGGGCCGATCGTGCTGGTCGGGCACTCCATGGGCGGGATGACGGTGATGGCGCTCGCCGCCCAGTTCCCGGAGCTGATCCGGGACCGGGTCGTCGCGACCGCCTTCGTCGGTACGTCGTCCGGGCGGCTCGGCGAGGTCAACTTCGGTCTGCCGGTCGCGGGCGTCAACGCGGTCCGGCGGGTGCTGCCGGGCGTGCTCAAGGCGCTCGGTCAGCAGGCGGCCCTGGTGGAGAAGGGGCGCCGGGCCACCGCCGACCTCTTCGCCGGGATCATCAAGCGGTACTCCTTCGCGTCCCGGGACGTGGATCCGGCGGTGGCGCGGTTCGCCGAGCGGATGATCGAGGGCACCCCGATCGACGTGGTCGCCGAGTTCTACCCGGCCTTCACCGACCACGACAAGACCGAGGCGCTGGCCTGCTTCACGGAGATGCCGGTGCTGGTGCTCGCCGGGATCGGCGACCTGGTCACGCCCAGCGAGCACAGCGAGGCCATCGCCGATCTGCTGCCGGACGCCGAGCTGGTGCTCGTGCCGGACGCCGGGCACCTGGTGATGCTGGAGCACCCGGAGGTGGTCACCGACCGCCTCGCCGACCTGCTGACCCGCGCGGGCGCCGTGCCGGCAGGGGCTACCGTGGGTGGCTATGGAAGCACCAGCAGCACCGCACAACCCGGCTGA
- the tsaE gene encoding tRNA (adenosine(37)-N6)-threonylcarbamoyltransferase complex ATPase subunit type 1 TsaE yields MEAPAAPHNPAETELIVDSPERMRELGRRLAKLLRAGDLVMLSGELGAGKTTLTRGLGEGLGVRGAVTSPTFVIARVHPSLGDGPPLVHVDAYRLGGGLDEMEDLDLDVSLSDSVIVVEWGEGKVEELTDERLQVRIHRSVGDTTDEVRHVTLTGLGPRWAAADLGVLSA; encoded by the coding sequence ATGGAAGCACCAGCAGCACCGCACAACCCGGCTGAGACCGAGCTGATCGTCGACTCCCCCGAACGGATGCGGGAGTTGGGCCGCCGTCTGGCGAAACTGTTGCGGGCCGGCGACCTCGTGATGCTCAGCGGGGAGCTGGGCGCGGGCAAGACGACGCTGACCCGCGGCCTGGGCGAGGGGCTGGGCGTGCGGGGCGCGGTCACCTCGCCGACCTTCGTGATCGCCCGGGTCCACCCTTCCCTGGGGGACGGGCCGCCGCTCGTCCACGTCGACGCGTACCGCCTGGGCGGCGGGCTCGACGAGATGGAGGACCTCGACCTCGACGTGTCGCTCTCCGACTCGGTGATCGTCGTGGAGTGGGGCGAGGGGAAGGTCGAGGAGCTGACCGACGAGCGGCTCCAGGTCCGGATCCACCGCTCCGTCGGCGACACCACCGACGAGGTGCGGCACGTGACCCTCACCGGGCTGGGCCCGCGGTGGGCGGCGGCGGACCTGGGCGTGCTGTCCGCCTGA
- the tsaB gene encoding tRNA (adenosine(37)-N6)-threonylcarbamoyltransferase complex dimerization subunit type 1 TsaB, whose translation MLLLALDTATPAVTVALHDGTDVIASSTQVDARRHGELLLPAVDRLLTEAGRALDAVTAIVVGIGPGPYTGLRVGLMTADTFGLALGVPVHGLCTLDGLAYAADLAGPFVVATDARRKEVYWARYDDSRTRVTDPAVDRPADIAERVAGLPAAGAGALLYPDTFPDVHEPAHVSAAALASLAAERLARGEELPAPRPLYLRRPDAQVPKNYKVVTPK comes from the coding sequence GTGCTCTTGCTCGCTCTGGATACCGCCACCCCCGCCGTCACCGTCGCCCTGCACGACGGCACGGACGTCATCGCCTCCTCGACCCAGGTGGACGCGCGCCGGCACGGTGAGCTGCTGCTGCCCGCCGTCGACCGGCTGCTCACCGAGGCGGGGCGCGCGCTGGACGCCGTCACCGCGATCGTCGTCGGCATCGGCCCCGGCCCCTACACCGGGCTGCGCGTCGGACTGATGACCGCCGACACCTTCGGGCTCGCGCTCGGCGTCCCGGTGCACGGCCTGTGCACCCTCGACGGCCTCGCCTACGCCGCCGACCTCGCCGGACCGTTCGTCGTGGCGACCGACGCCCGCCGCAAGGAGGTCTACTGGGCGCGCTACGACGACTCCCGCACCCGGGTCACCGACCCGGCCGTGGACCGGCCCGCCGACATCGCGGAGCGGGTCGCGGGGCTCCCGGCGGCCGGCGCGGGCGCACTGCTCTACCCGGACACCTTCCCGGACGTCCACGAGCCCGCGCACGTCTCCGCGGCCGCCCTCGCCTCGCTCGCCGCCGAGCGGCTGGCCCGGGGCGAGGAGCTGCCGGCGCCACGGCCGCTGTATCTGCGCAGGCCGGACGCCCAGGTCCCCAAGAACTACAAGGTGGTCACCCCCAAGTGA
- the rimI gene encoding ribosomal protein S18-alanine N-acetyltransferase, with protein sequence MRWWDIEPVLELEKILFPEDAWSRGMFWSDLAHARGPEATRRYVVATEGERIVGYAGLAANADVADVQTIAVAQGHWGTGLGGRLLTELLRAATAFECAEVMLECRVDNVRAQKLYERFGFEPIGFRRGYYQPGNVDALVMRLTDPSTQVQGTDTHG encoded by the coding sequence ATGCGCTGGTGGGACATCGAACCCGTGCTCGAACTGGAGAAGATCCTCTTCCCGGAGGACGCCTGGTCGCGAGGCATGTTCTGGTCCGACCTGGCCCACGCCCGCGGGCCCGAGGCGACCCGGCGGTACGTCGTCGCGACCGAGGGCGAGCGGATCGTCGGCTACGCCGGGCTGGCGGCCAACGCGGACGTCGCCGACGTGCAGACCATCGCCGTCGCTCAGGGCCACTGGGGCACCGGGCTCGGCGGCCGGCTGCTGACCGAGCTGCTGCGGGCCGCGACCGCCTTCGAGTGCGCCGAAGTGATGCTGGAGTGCCGGGTCGACAACGTCCGGGCCCAGAAGCTCTACGAACGGTTCGGCTTCGAGCCGATCGGCTTCCGGCGCGGCTACTACCAGCCGGGGAACGTGGACGCGCTGGTGATGCGTCTGACGGACCCCTCCACCCAGGTACAAGGAACCGACACCCATGGCTGA
- the tsaD gene encoding tRNA (adenosine(37)-N6)-threonylcarbamoyltransferase complex transferase subunit TsaD translates to MADEPLVLGIETSCDETGVGVVRGTTLLADAVASSVDEHARFGGVVPEVASRAHLEAMVPTIDRALKEAGVSAKDLDGIAVTAGPGLAGALLVGVSAAKAYAYALGKPLYGVNHLASHICVDQLEHGALPEPTMALLVSGGHSSLLLSTDITSDVRPLGSTIDDAAGEAFDKIARVLNLGFPGGPVIDRYAREGDPKAIAFPRGLTGPRDPAYDFSFSGLKTSVARWIEAKRAAGEEVPVRDVAASFQEAVVDVLTRKAVRACKDEGVDHLMIGGGVAANSRLRALAQERCEAAGIRLRVPRPKLCTDNGAMVAALGAEMVARNRAASSWDLSADSSLPVTDPHVPGHDHVHEVSKENLYS, encoded by the coding sequence ATGGCTGACGAACCCCTCGTCCTCGGCATCGAGACGTCCTGCGATGAGACCGGCGTCGGCGTCGTCCGGGGCACCACCCTGCTGGCGGACGCCGTCGCCTCCAGCGTCGACGAGCACGCCCGCTTCGGCGGGGTCGTCCCCGAGGTCGCGTCCCGGGCCCACCTGGAGGCGATGGTCCCGACCATCGACCGGGCGCTGAAGGAGGCCGGCGTCTCGGCGAAGGACCTCGACGGCATCGCCGTCACCGCGGGCCCCGGCCTGGCGGGCGCGCTGCTGGTCGGCGTCTCGGCGGCCAAGGCGTACGCCTACGCGCTCGGCAAGCCGCTCTACGGCGTCAACCACCTCGCCTCGCACATCTGCGTCGACCAGTTGGAGCACGGCGCGCTGCCCGAGCCGACGATGGCGCTGCTGGTGTCCGGCGGCCACTCCTCGCTGCTGCTGTCCACGGACATCACCTCCGACGTGCGTCCGCTGGGCTCGACCATCGACGACGCGGCGGGCGAGGCGTTCGACAAGATCGCGCGCGTGCTGAACCTGGGCTTCCCCGGCGGGCCGGTCATCGACCGCTACGCCCGCGAGGGCGACCCGAAGGCCATCGCCTTCCCGCGCGGCCTCACCGGGCCGCGCGACCCGGCGTACGACTTCTCCTTCTCCGGCCTCAAGACCTCCGTGGCCCGCTGGATCGAGGCGAAGCGGGCGGCCGGCGAGGAGGTCCCGGTGCGGGACGTCGCGGCCTCCTTCCAGGAAGCCGTCGTGGACGTCCTGACCCGCAAGGCCGTCCGCGCGTGCAAGGACGAGGGCGTCGACCATCTGATGATCGGCGGCGGGGTGGCCGCCAACTCGCGGCTGCGCGCCCTGGCCCAGGAGCGCTGCGAGGCCGCCGGCATCCGGCTGCGCGTCCCGCGCCCCAAGCTGTGCACCGACAACGGCGCGATGGTCGCCGCCCTCGGCGCGGAGATGGTGGCCCGCAACCGGGCGGCGTCGAGCTGGGACCTCTCGGCGGACTCCTCCCTGCCGGTGACCGACCCGCACGTCCCGGGCCACGACCATGTGCACGAGGTCAGCAAGGAGAACCTCTACTCGTGA